The Lucilia cuprina isolate Lc7/37 chromosome 5, ASM2204524v1, whole genome shotgun sequence genome includes a window with the following:
- the LOC111676983 gene encoding uncharacterized protein LOC111676983, whose amino-acid sequence MALTTPKTFTLDELAKIALGAPELTNEHLSVLQSLLIILLQKLNCHNETVRIQGFPAKCIQKLLNETTSEVKYDFQMTTIKSYEEKWKLLEKLENKTQEIDDKIEEHFEEIRKYHKTNVFDPMYWDLYAAPNEDLCTLYTKHNKERCLMVGNSVFNVGLRNRVSIFLVERVKEYETKIDSMVDKLKEIKQLVNKAAGKQKCIEYMVNDIEDIRSCLNKNEQVFREAMLETQEMLNCKLDRVTLPAMKKYLEQRYAEINEFLKELQKESRKCHILKPMLIEDKNSCLSCGRHRKLVLGKQVQSMKTSDETGDKCFCFNLQREPTILEKVDRLKANNYMVSASSALRVSRQSTFKKNQLKLDSHGILSNYTSSSIFPKPDAYIVSAMKNPQKKQQLEKSAMEAEKSQSVVTIDPLYGERVLSMQMLSRHNSKSKSVRLSTVF is encoded by the exons ATGGCCTTAACGACCCCTAAAACCTTCACACTTGATGAATTAGCTAAAATTGCCTTAGGAGCGCCAGAATTAACTAATGAACATTTAAGTGTACTTCAAAGTCTCTTGATTATACTGTTGCAAAAACTTAATTGCCACAATGAAACAGTTCGAATTCAAGGATTTCCAGCGAAATGTATACAGAAGTTATTAAACGAAACCACAAGCGAAGTGAAATATGATTTTCAAATGACAACAATTAAAAGTTATGAAGAAAAATGGAAACTTttagaaaagttggaaaataAAACACAAGAAATTGATGACAAAATCGAAGAACATTTCGAAGAAATACGTAAATATCATAAAACGAATGTTTTCGATCCCATGTATTGGGATTTATATGCGGCACCCAATGAAGATTTGTGTACTCTTTATACGAAACACAATAAGGAACGTTGTTTGATGGTAGGAAATTCGGTTTTCAATGTGGGCTTACGTAACcgtgtttcaatatttttggtagAACGTGTAAAAGAATATGAGACTAAAATCGATAGCATGGTGGAtaagttaaaagaaattaagCAATTGGTCAATAAGGCAGCAGGAAAGCAGAAATGTATTGAATATATGGTAAATGACATCGAAGATATACGCAGTTGTTTGAATAAAAATGAACAAGTTTTTCGAGAAGCCATGTTAGAGACTCAAGAAATGCTTAATTGTAAATTAGATCGTGTCACTTTGCCGGCAATGAAGAAATATTTGGAGCAAAGATATGcggaaataaatgaatttttaaaagaattacaaaaagaaTCAAGAAAATGTCACATCTTAAAACCTATGCTAATAGAAGACAAAAACTCATGTCTGTCCTGTGGCCGCCATAGGAAATTGGTATTAGGAAAACAAGTTCAGTCTATGAAAACCAGTGATGAGACAGGCGATAAATGTTTTTGCTTTAACTTGCAAAGAGAACcaacaattttagaaaaagtgGATAGACTAAAGGCTAATAATTATATGG TTTCAGCTTCTTCGGCTTTACGTGTTTCTCGACAAAGTACTTTTAAGAAAAACCAATTGAAATTGGATAGCCATGGTATTCTATCAAATTATACTAGTTCTAGTATATTTCCAAAACCAGACGCTTATATTGTATCGGCTATGAAAAATCCTCAAAAGAAACAGCAACTGGAGAAAAGTGCCATGGAAGCGGAAAAATCCCAAAGCGTGGTTACAATAGATCCTTTATACGGCGAAAGAGTTTTGTCCATGCAAATGTTAAGTAGACAcaattcaaaatcaaaatcGGTACGATTGAGtacagttttttaa